The window CGTCGGGCAGTTCAGGGGCCGCGCTGGCGGAGCCGGCCGCACCGACCCCGGCAGCCGCTCCCGCAGCGACGAGCAGCGCGGCACGGGCGATCCGGCGGGTCAGGGGGAGGGACATGATGCTCCTTCGACGGTTATGTCGGATCAGGACGATGAAATGTCCGACCACGCCCGGCAGTTGACCGACTGGCTGTTGATCTCCGGGCTCGGACGCAGTGACTACCGCTCGAAGCCCCTGAAGGTTGCGGCGCGCCAATGTAAAGAGTTGGCAATGCGTCGCATTATCGCCTGCGGATAAAAACGGGCAAACGGAGCCGCGCCCGAAACCCTGCCGAATCCTTACAGCCCTTTGTTCTCAAGGCTTTTGACGGATACGAGAGTGACCGCGCGAAAACCTGCCCACGCCGCCGCCGACCGACACCTCGGGTAACCCGCGAGGGTGATCCTCCGAACGGCCGCACGGGTGCTGCGCGAGTACGGCTGAGCCGACTGCTGAGTCAGCTGCTGGGCCGACTACTGAGCCGTGACGATGCGGACCGCGTCCAGACCGCTCTCCGCCCCCGAGGCACTCTCCGAGGCGCCCTCCGTGGCCATCGCACGCCACTGGCTGTCGGTGTTCCCGGCGGTCCACTCCCGCCCGGCATACGACACCCGCTGGATGTGCAGATCGGAGGCGTTGGCCACGGCCCAGTGGGCCAGCTGCCACCCGCGCTCGCGGACACTGCGCCCGGCGCCGGACCCCCCGTCGGCGGTCACGGGCAGTACGACGGTCCGCCCGTCGCTCTCGATCGCGGAAGGAGCGGGCGTGGGCGTGGCCTTCTCGGCGCCCACCTCCGCGGCGGCCGACTGAAGCGCGTCCTGCCCGAAGTCCCGTACGAGCGCGGCCCGTACGGCGTCAGGACCCGCGGTCCGCGTGGCGCCGGGACGCCCCTCGCAGGTCAGTGTCGCGGCCGAACGCCCGGTGAGCGCGGCGGCGAGCAGCGTCGCGTCCGGCTCGTGCTTGGCGTACGCCTCAGGAAAGCCGCTGCGCTGCACGCGCTGCGCGGCGACGGTGAGCGGCAGCTCCGTGTAACCGCGGACCTTGACCAGGTGCTCGTAGAAGATGCCCGACGAGTAGATCGGGTCCTGGATCTCCTGCTCGGTGCCCCAGCCCTGCGAGGGCCGCTGCTGGAACAGGCCCAGCGAGTCGCGGTCGCCGTGGCTGATGTTGCGCAGTCCCGACTCCTGCAGCGCGGTGGCGAGCGCGATGGTCACGGCCCGCTCGGGCAGCCCGCGGCCGGTGCCGACGGCGGCGATCGTCGCCGCGTTCACCGCCTGCTCCGGCGTGAACGCGTATCTCGATCCGTCGCCCCTGCCCGAGACGACCTCGCAGCCCGGCTCGCCCGTGCCTCCGGTGACGTACTGCACCGCGAGATACCCCGCGACGGCGAGCAGGACCACGAAGGCCGCCCCGCGACGCAGGAGGCGGCCACGACGTTTGGGAGAGGGGGACGGCTTCGGCACGCCCTACAAGGTAGCCGAGGTTACTGGGGGGTATGGGTCGAGTGGGGAAAGTGGGCCCGCGACCGGGGGCGTTAGGGTCGGCACCATGGCCGACACCTCCCTTGACCTCACGCTGGACGCCGCGCGGCTCACCGCGCAGCTCGTCGACTTCCCCTCCGTCAGCGGCGCCGAGCAACCCCTCGCGGACGCCATCGAGACGGCCCTGCGCGCCCTGCCGCATCTGACGGTCGAGCGGTACGGCAACAACGTCGTGGCGCGTACGAACCTGGGGCGGCCCGAGCGCGTGATCCTCGCCGGCCACATCGACACGGTGCCCATCGCGGACAACGTCCCGTCGAGGCTGGACGAGGACGGCGTCCTGTGGGGCTGCGGCACCTGCGACATGAAGTCGGGCGTCGCGGTCCAGCTGCGCATCGCGGCGACGGTCCCGGCCCCGAACCGCGACCTCACCTTCGTCTTCTACGACAACGAAGAGGTGACCGCGGACCTCAACGGCCTCAAGCATGTGTCCGAGGCCCGCCTCGAGTGGCTGGAGGGCGATTTCGCGGTGCTCCTGGAGCCGTCGGACGGCGAGGTCGAGGGCGGCTGCCAGGGCACGCTCAGGGTCCTGCTCAAGACCAAGGGCGAGCGCGCCCACTCCGCGCGCAGCTGGATGGGCTCGAACGCGATCCACGCGGCGGCGCCGATCCTGGCGAGGCTGGCGTCGTACGAACCCCGTTACCCGGTGATCGACGGCCTGGAGTACCGGGAGGGCCTGAACGCGGTCGGCATCTCGGGCGGCGTGGCGGGCAACGTCATCCCCGACGAATGCGTCGTGACCGTCAACTTCCGCTACGCGCCGGACCGTACGGAGGAGGAGGCCGTCGCGCACGTCCGCGAGGTCTTCGCCGACTGCGGGGTCGAGGAGTTCGTGGTGGACGACCACAGCGGCGGCGCGCTGCCGGGGCTGTCCCACCCGGCGGCAGCGGCGTTCATGGAGGCGGTCGGAGGGATTGCTCGCCCCAAGTACGGCTGGACGGACGTCTCCCGCTTCTCGTCCCTGGGCATCCCGGCGGTCAACTACGGCCCCGGCAACCCGCACTTGGCGCACAAGCGGGACGAACGGGTGGAGACCGGGAAGATCCTGGCGGGGGAGGAGCGGCTGAGGGCGTGGCTCACGGCGTAGCACCGCGGTGACGGGCGGGGGTGGGGAGTGCGGGGAGGGCGCTTTATGGCGGTCATGCTCACGTCCCCCGTCCGTAACCCGCGTGGATCTACGCTGAGGTGGAACGACCTGCAACACC of the Streptomyces sp. T12 genome contains:
- a CDS encoding heavy metal transporter; translation: MPKPSPSPKRRGRLLRRGAAFVVLLAVAGYLAVQYVTGGTGEPGCEVVSGRGDGSRYAFTPEQAVNAATIAAVGTGRGLPERAVTIALATALQESGLRNISHGDRDSLGLFQQRPSQGWGTEQEIQDPIYSSGIFYEHLVKVRGYTELPLTVAAQRVQRSGFPEAYAKHEPDATLLAAALTGRSAATLTCEGRPGATRTAGPDAVRAALVRDFGQDALQSAAAEVGAEKATPTPAPSAIESDGRTVVLPVTADGGSGAGRSVRERGWQLAHWAVANASDLHIQRVSYAGREWTAGNTDSQWRAMATEGASESASGAESGLDAVRIVTAQ
- the dapE gene encoding succinyl-diaminopimelate desuccinylase, which codes for MADTSLDLTLDAARLTAQLVDFPSVSGAEQPLADAIETALRALPHLTVERYGNNVVARTNLGRPERVILAGHIDTVPIADNVPSRLDEDGVLWGCGTCDMKSGVAVQLRIAATVPAPNRDLTFVFYDNEEVTADLNGLKHVSEARLEWLEGDFAVLLEPSDGEVEGGCQGTLRVLLKTKGERAHSARSWMGSNAIHAAAPILARLASYEPRYPVIDGLEYREGLNAVGISGGVAGNVIPDECVVTVNFRYAPDRTEEEAVAHVREVFADCGVEEFVVDDHSGGALPGLSHPAAAAFMEAVGGIARPKYGWTDVSRFSSLGIPAVNYGPGNPHLAHKRDERVETGKILAGEERLRAWLTA